From Pseudorasbora parva isolate DD20220531a chromosome 25, ASM2467924v1, whole genome shotgun sequence, one genomic window encodes:
- the cpa4 gene encoding carboxypeptidase A4, whose translation MISVKERTFPVNMRLYLAVFALLAAVHCEEIFNGDQVLRIHVESEDHIEALKGLEEDVHSGLDFWSHGFSTERPVDIRVPHASLYAVKDFLRENSIPFTVMINNVQELLEEEKAQMVNNDDMERKAKSFNFAAYHNLETIYAFMDTLVASHPNLISKVHIGSSYENRPMYALKFSTGASRPAIWVDAGIHAREWVTQASAVWIANKIASDYGVDPSVTSLLGQMDIYLMIVTNPDGYTFTHTNNRMWRKTRSVNAGSSCRGTDPNRNWDAGFGGPGASKDPCSDSYHGPYANSEVEVKNVVDLINGHGNFKSFISIHSYSQLLMYPYGYTCTDIPDRSELHAVGTAAIKELTSLYNTRYQVGSICKIIYPASGGSIDWTYNIGIKYSFAFELRDTGFYGFLLPANQIIPTAEETWLGLKYLMGYVRDHPY comes from the exons ATGATATCCGTGAAAGAGAGAACATTCCCAGTGAACATGAGACTCTATCTAGCTGTCTTTGCGCTCCTGGCCGCAGTTCACTGCGAGGAGATCTTTAATGG AGACCAAGTTCTCAGAATCCATGTCGAATCTGAGGACCACATTGAAGCTTTGAAAGGGCTGGAAGAGGATGTGCATTCGGGG CTGGATTTCTGGAGCCATGGCTTCTCTACTGAGCGACCTGTTGACATCCGTGTTCCTCATGCCAGTCTGTACGCCGTCAAAGACTTCCTCAGGGAAAACAGCATCCCTTTCACTGTCATGATCAACAATGTGCAG GAACTTTTGGAAGAGGAGAAGGCACAGATGGTTAATAATGATGACATGGAACGCAAGGCCAAGAGCTTCAACTTTGCTGCTTATCACAACCTGGAGACT ATTTACGCTTTTATGGACACCCTTGTTGCAAGTCACCCTAACCTGATCTCTAAAGTGCATATCGGCAGCTCCTATGAGAACCGTCCCATGTATGCCCTGAAG TTCAGCACGGGTGCGAGCCGACCAGCGATCTGGGTTGATGCTGGAATCCATGCCAGAGAGTGGGTTACTCAGGCTTCTGCTGTGTGGATTGCCAACAAG ATTGCTTCAGACTATGGCGTTGATCCCTCTGTGACCTCTCTCCTTGGTCAAATGGATATCTACTTGATGATTGTGACCAACCCTGATGGCTATACTTTCACTCACACCAAT AACCGTATGTGGCGTAAAACTCGCTCGGTGAACGCTGGCTCCTCCTGCCGTGGCACTGATCCCAATAGGAATTGGGATGCTGGTTTTGGTG GTCCTGGTGCCAGCAAGGATCCCTGTTCCGACTCCTACCATGGTCCCTATGCCAACTCTGAGGTGGAAGTGAAAAATGTTGTGGACCTCATCAACGGCCATGGCAACTTTAAATCCTTCATCTCCATTCACTCCTACTCCCAACTCCTAATGTATCCCTATGGTTACACATGCACAGACATTCCTGACCGGTCTGAGCTT CATGCTGTAGGTACAGCTGCGATTAAAGAGCTCACCTCCCTCTATAACACCAGATACCAAGTCGGAAGCATCTGCAAGattattt ACCCAGCAAGTGGTGGAAGCATCGACTGGACCTACAATATTGGCATTAAATATTCCTTTGCATTTGAGTTGCGTGACACTGGCTTCTACGGTTTCCTGCTGCCTGCCAACCAGATCATTCCCACTGCAGAGGAGACATGGCTTGGTCTCAAATACCTTATGGGATACGTTCGTGATCACCCTTATTGA